A genomic segment from Clostridia bacterium encodes:
- a CDS encoding SAM-dependent methyltransferase, with protein sequence MNMTPRLGKRLKTVFDMAPYAETAADIGCDHAQLAVSLYLSGKASHVFASDIREGPLRAARENLARFKCEAGVSTLLSAGLDGVIDKNVEVYIIAGMGGETIAEIIDAHKAAFTGRETFVLQPQSSVEDLRRYLYKNGFVIDDERLAFEQGHLYTAMRAHFSGSARECEEVYYYIGKQLFHNRDPLLFELIERRIREHEKIKDGLLRAGQNEKAHKTERLIEDMKKLLKEVKR encoded by the coding sequence ATGAATATGACCCCGAGGCTCGGAAAACGCCTTAAAACGGTTTTCGATATGGCGCCGTATGCCGAAACGGCTGCCGATATCGGGTGCGACCATGCGCAGCTTGCCGTAAGCTTGTACTTATCGGGCAAGGCCTCTCATGTATTCGCAAGCGACATACGCGAGGGACCGCTTCGTGCCGCGCGCGAGAACTTAGCGCGCTTTAAATGCGAGGCGGGCGTAAGCACTCTGCTTTCGGCGGGACTTGACGGCGTGATAGACAAAAACGTCGAAGTTTACATAATCGCGGGAATGGGCGGAGAAACGATAGCTGAAATAATCGACGCGCATAAGGCCGCCTTTACGGGGCGCGAGACATTTGTGCTCCAGCCGCAGTCGTCTGTCGAAGACCTGAGACGTTATCTTTATAAGAACGGATTTGTCATAGATGACGAACGTCTCGCATTCGAGCAGGGGCATTTGTATACGGCGATGCGCGCGCACTTTTCCGGCAGCGCGCGAGAGTGCGAGGAAGTATATTATTATATAGGCAAACAGCTTTTTCATAACCGCGATCCGCTGCTTTTTGAGCTTATCGAAAGAAGGATACGCGAGCATGAAAAGATAAAAGACGGCCTTCTTCGCGCGGGACAAAATGAAAAAGCGCATAAAACCGAAAGACTCATTGAAGATATGAAAAAGCTTTTAAAGGAGGTCAAAAGGTGA
- a CDS encoding Nif3-like dinuclear metal center hexameric protein — protein sequence MKAGEIYTKLCEYMPIRLKEDWDNSGFLLGDMNKEVKRVLVTLDVTADAAKEAKEGKFDLIVSHHPLIFTPLKSITSNDPVSRVVTMLIKNDISVISMHTNYDSAKIGVGDVLARALGVKNARVFGASRTETYMKLCVFVPIEDKERVMEAIFANGAGVLGDYSECSFSSDGTGTFKPLDGASPYIGTVGRRESAPEVKLEAILPKSKAAKIISAMREAHPYEEPAFDLYDIEYPREEYGYGKIGEIDETDFLDFARMVKKKLSCDRIRFVQTCDKVRRVAVGGGSCAFLIPEAQAAGADVFVTGDAKYHEMLDARESGMSVIAAGHFQTEDIAIPPLVELIKGFGDIYVKKSETHKACEQYL from the coding sequence GTGAAAGCAGGCGAGATATATACAAAGCTTTGCGAATATATGCCGATAAGGCTGAAAGAGGATTGGGACAATTCCGGCTTTCTTTTGGGAGATATGAATAAGGAAGTTAAGCGTGTGCTCGTAACTTTAGACGTAACGGCCGATGCGGCGAAGGAGGCGAAAGAAGGCAAATTTGACCTTATAGTTTCGCATCATCCGCTAATATTTACGCCTTTAAAGAGCATAACGTCAAACGACCCCGTTTCGCGCGTTGTCACAATGCTTATAAAGAACGATATTTCTGTTATCTCGATGCATACGAATTACGACTCTGCGAAAATCGGAGTGGGCGATGTGCTAGCGCGTGCTTTGGGCGTTAAAAACGCGCGCGTGTTCGGCGCGTCGCGCACGGAAACTTATATGAAGCTTTGCGTATTCGTGCCCATAGAGGATAAAGAGCGCGTCATGGAGGCGATATTTGCGAACGGGGCGGGCGTTTTGGGCGATTACAGCGAATGCTCATTCTCATCTGACGGAACGGGCACGTTCAAGCCTTTAGATGGCGCCAGCCCGTATATCGGCACGGTGGGAAGGCGCGAGTCGGCGCCCGAGGTAAAGCTTGAGGCGATACTTCCGAAGTCAAAGGCGGCAAAGATAATATCGGCCATGCGTGAAGCGCACCCCTACGAGGAGCCGGCGTTCGACCTTTACGACATAGAGTATCCGAGGGAAGAATACGGCTACGGGAAGATAGGCGAGATAGATGAGACGGATTTTCTCGATTTTGCGCGCATGGTGAAGAAAAAGCTTTCATGTGACCGCATAAGGTTCGTTCAAACCTGCGACAAGGTGCGGCGCGTCGCCGTGGGCGGCGGTTCGTGCGCTTTTCTTATACCCGAGGCGCAGGCTGCCGGAGCCGACGTATTCGTAACGGGCGACGCGAAATATCACGAAATGCTCGACGCGCGCGAGAGCGGCATGTCCGTCATTGCGGCGGGACATTTTCAAACGGAGGATATAGCAATACCGCCCTTAGTAGAGCTTATAAAGGGCTTCGGCGATATTTATGTAAAAAAGAGCGAAACGCACAAGGCGTGCGAGCAGTATTTATGA
- a CDS encoding S-layer homology domain-containing protein: protein MKRKIISIVLAAVMLVMMIPLGASAEAASYGRIPIYIGFADIDYMADQILKEIPTEGKTPTEQIRAVHDWILKNCKRDGWDGTYYFDEDAIEPAVETYYNELVKKLDRGEAAIRLDLESEYMPGSDKGYFLSYDSRAYIANFAYEMMLTRTGDCAHFSALFTVLLGHLGFDCRLIDGEFINGDGSRVEHKWSYVLAGDRYYWVDVRMDHANYARSGKLDYQYFMIEDTDAWSKQHSFDHTYADILKAHAGDVGALYEQAAVPADLEPWERCSDWAKGYMKRAYDGGLIPDALMGADLTENITRAEFAAVSVKLYETLSGKAAPSFAGEDPFTDTSDENVLKAYALGVVNGMGGGLFAPQGTLTREQAATMLGRVYELYSLGKVKTGESLERSEVVPFSDDAQIGAWAKNYIYFFAGKDIINGVGNNTFAPLASMTREAALKIAVETSGK, encoded by the coding sequence ATGAAAAGAAAGATAATATCTATAGTGCTGGCGGCTGTGATGCTTGTTATGATGATCCCCCTGGGAGCCTCGGCCGAAGCCGCTTCATACGGCCGCATACCGATATATATAGGCTTTGCCGATATCGACTATATGGCGGACCAGATACTTAAAGAGATACCGACCGAAGGCAAGACTCCGACTGAGCAGATACGCGCGGTACACGACTGGATACTGAAAAACTGCAAGCGCGACGGCTGGGACGGAACGTACTATTTTGACGAGGACGCGATAGAGCCCGCAGTGGAGACGTATTACAACGAGCTTGTAAAAAAGCTTGACCGCGGAGAAGCGGCCATAAGGCTCGACCTTGAGAGCGAGTATATGCCGGGCAGCGATAAGGGATATTTCCTTTCATATGATTCAAGGGCGTATATCGCCAACTTCGCATATGAAATGATGCTCACGCGCACGGGCGACTGCGCTCACTTTTCGGCGCTGTTTACGGTCCTTTTGGGACATCTCGGATTTGACTGCCGCCTTATCGACGGCGAATTCATAAACGGCGACGGTTCGAGAGTGGAGCATAAGTGGAGCTATGTGCTCGCAGGCGACAGGTATTATTGGGTAGACGTAAGAATGGACCATGCAAACTATGCAAGAAGCGGCAAACTCGATTATCAGTATTTTATGATAGAGGACACCGACGCATGGTCAAAACAGCACAGCTTCGACCATACGTATGCCGATATATTAAAGGCGCATGCAGGCGACGTCGGAGCGCTTTATGAGCAGGCGGCAGTGCCTGCCGATCTTGAGCCTTGGGAGAGATGCAGCGACTGGGCGAAAGGCTACATGAAGCGCGCCTACGACGGCGGCCTTATACCCGACGCGCTTATGGGAGCGGACCTTACCGAAAATATAACGAGAGCGGAGTTTGCCGCAGTATCCGTAAAGCTTTACGAAACGCTTTCGGGCAAGGCGGCGCCTTCGTTCGCGGGCGAAGATCCGTTTACCGACACGAGCGACGAAAATGTTTTAAAGGCATACGCCTTAGGCGTTGTAAACGGTATGGGCGGCGGCCTTTTCGCTCCGCAGGGCACGCTCACGCGCGAGCAGGCGGCAACGATGCTCGGCCGCGTTTACGAGCTTTATTCGCTCGGCAAAGTTAAGACGGGCGAAAGCCTTGAACGCTCGGAGGTGGTACCTTTTTCCGACGACGCGCAGATAGGCGCATGGGCGAAGAATTATATATACTTCTTCGCCGGAAAAGATATCATAAACGGCGTAGGAAACAACACGTTCGCGCCGCTTGCGTCAATGACGCGCGAAGCGGCACTGAAGATAGCCGTGGAAACGTCAGGGAAGTAA
- a CDS encoding DUF1273 family protein — protein MEAGYTRFITGMQRGVDLWAAESVMKLKEDGKPLRLIAAAAFFGMENRWDNDLKKRYFRILRSADEVHYISDKPSRSAFFRRNNRMADHASLLIAAYTGAPGGTKETIKYAKARGLKVICIAGSRGRDK, from the coding sequence GTGGAAGCCGGGTACACACGATTCATCACCGGAATGCAGCGCGGAGTGGACCTTTGGGCGGCGGAGTCTGTTATGAAACTAAAAGAAGACGGCAAACCGCTTCGGCTGATCGCAGCCGCCGCTTTTTTCGGCATGGAAAACAGGTGGGACAACGATTTAAAAAAGCGCTATTTCCGCATCCTCCGGAGTGCGGACGAGGTGCATTATATAAGCGACAAGCCCTCTCGAAGCGCTTTCTTCCGGCGAAACAACCGGATGGCAGACCACGCATCCCTGCTCATCGCGGCATACACCGGGGCCCCCGGCGGCACGAAGGAAACGATCAAGTATGCGAAAGCGCGGGGGCTCAAGGTCATCTGCATCGCAGGGAGCCGAGGACGAGATAAATGA
- a CDS encoding pentapeptide repeat-containing protein has translation MSYANITHACLEEAAMRFAVMRGSTLWDSDFKGADLKGAILTAAELCDCNFEAACLDSAELYLADLDYASFRKASLRQARLDSVRWSYYADFRDADVTGADFADCSLDGKSFTGAVGFHPHMRCPEEGSFIAWKKCRDDRIVKLLILESAKRTGAFVAQCRASEAIVLDIWDKSGVPCDEAVSDADKDIIYRKGKTVYPRDAFDDDLLTDGSGIHFFLTRTEAELYEIGDDYDDEDDEYDDDEDDEYDDDEDEDEDVDDVAR, from the coding sequence ATGTCTTATGCGAATATAACGCACGCCTGTCTAGAAGAAGCCGCTATGCGATTTGCCGTCATGCGAGGCTCGACTCTGTGGGATTCCGATTTCAAGGGGGCCGATCTTAAAGGTGCGATCCTGACCGCAGCGGAATTATGCGACTGCAACTTTGAAGCGGCCTGTCTTGACAGCGCGGAGCTTTATCTTGCCGATCTTGACTATGCTTCCTTTAGGAAGGCCAGCTTGCGTCAGGCGAGGCTTGACAGTGTGCGTTGGTCATACTATGCCGATTTCAGAGACGCCGATGTGACCGGCGCCGACTTCGCTGACTGCTCACTGGATGGGAAGAGTTTTACCGGGGCTGTCGGCTTTCATCCGCACATGAGATGCCCCGAGGAGGGCTCCTTTATCGCCTGGAAAAAGTGTCGGGATGACCGTATCGTAAAGCTGCTGATTTTGGAGAGCGCCAAGCGGACAGGCGCTTTCGTCGCTCAGTGCAGAGCGTCCGAAGCGATCGTTTTGGACATTTGGGACAAAAGCGGCGTACCTTGCGATGAGGCAGTCAGCGACGCTGATAAGGATATCATATACCGAAAGGGCAAGACAGTTTATCCCAGGGATGCTTTTGACGACGATCTGCTCACAGACGGCAGCGGGATCCATTTCTTTTTGACCCGCACCGAGGCGGAGCTGTACGAGATCGGAGATGACTATGACGATGAGGATGACGAATATGACGATGATGAGGATGACGAATATGACGATGATGAGGATGAGGATGAGGATGTGGATGACGTCGCCCGCTGA
- a CDS encoding pentapeptide repeat-containing protein, with protein MSHFWRICHCMIKVQNQKGGLNEMAISFSMFATVIKGSPKDKEKLPQIISDHKMWLEDHTKGHKACLREMNLAGADLSGVDLSFADLSGAYLEKANLAGAKLKEAVLIGASLDEADLTKADLSGA; from the coding sequence ATGTCCCATTTTTGGCGCATCTGTCATTGTATGATCAAAGTGCAAAATCAAAAAGGGGGGCTAAATGAAATGGCTATATCGTTTTCTATGTTTGCAACAGTGATAAAAGGGTCGCCAAAGGATAAAGAGAAGCTGCCGCAGATCATAAGCGATCATAAAATGTGGCTGGAGGATCACACCAAGGGACATAAGGCATGTCTTAGAGAAATGAATCTTGCGGGAGCCGACCTTTCAGGCGTCGATCTCTCCTTTGCGGATCTGTCCGGCGCATACCTGGAGAAAGCAAATCTTGCGGGAGCGAAGCTTAAGGAGGCCGTCCTGATCGGAGCAAGTCTTGATGAAGCCGATTTAACAAAAGCTGACTTAAGCGGCGCATAG
- a CDS encoding DnaB-like helicase C-terminal domain-containing protein yields MYSMRKGAGSVIQTGLRELDDLIGGFYPGELVVIAARPGMGKTALGIQTAINASKCTGKKVVYFSLELSNEQLKKRIVKADAAFNASTIIISDSPGASVADMKILCCGMGDLGLVVIDYLQLLNRRQHDRDRPHKIAETSCGIKNMARELNVPVVCVSQLSGALEKRENKRPSLRGMTHSDYGALVQDADVIIGLYRESYYRDKCENPYTAEAIVLKNRYGEIGTVPLRFLPECVAFISAAQQSE; encoded by the coding sequence ATGTATTCTATGCGAAAAGGCGCCGGCTCAGTCATTCAAACAGGCTTGAGGGAACTTGATGATCTAATTGGCGGATTCTATCCGGGTGAACTGGTTGTGATCGCTGCACGGCCCGGCATGGGGAAGACCGCGCTCGGCATTCAAACAGCGATAAATGCGTCAAAATGTACGGGGAAAAAGGTCGTATATTTTTCTTTGGAGTTGTCAAACGAACAGTTGAAAAAACGGATCGTCAAAGCAGATGCTGCATTCAATGCTTCGACGATCATTATCAGCGACAGTCCCGGCGCTTCTGTCGCAGATATGAAAATATTGTGCTGCGGCATGGGAGATTTGGGCTTGGTCGTGATCGACTACTTGCAGCTTCTTAACCGGCGGCAGCATGATAGGGACAGGCCGCATAAGATCGCCGAAACAAGCTGCGGTATAAAAAACATGGCGAGAGAGTTGAATGTACCGGTCGTTTGTGTAAGTCAGCTCTCAGGCGCTCTTGAAAAGCGGGAGAATAAGCGCCCGTCGCTCAGAGGCATGACACATTCGGATTATGGCGCGCTCGTGCAGGACGCCGACGTGATCATTGGCCTGTACCGTGAGAGTTATTACCGCGATAAATGTGAAAATCCTTATACTGCCGAAGCCATTGTGCTGAAAAACCGGTACGGGGAGATCGGTACCGTACCGCTTCGTTTTCTCCCGGAATGCGTGGCATTTATCTCCGCCGCGCAGCAAAGCGAGTAA
- a CDS encoding sce7726 family protein, whose translation MLYDADIRDGLCLFLETQYGKVRFFDELVIGRSRADLVMVTNTDLIGIEIKSDADTYTRLPGQIKDYDRFFDLNMIVVGSSHAARVSEHVPEDWGIIVVNEEGGKLDQYELRRPKPSVKSKTKQQLKLLWRRELSHIQKKNKLFKYPQKSRSFVEKYILESVEAVKLKTDMIEELFERDYTSLKNKRP comes from the coding sequence ATGCTGTATGACGCGGACATAAGAGACGGTTTATGCCTGTTTTTAGAAACTCAATACGGAAAAGTCAGGTTCTTTGACGAGCTTGTCATCGGCAGATCCCGCGCGGATCTCGTGATGGTAACAAATACCGACCTTATAGGGATCGAGATAAAAAGCGACGCCGATACTTATACCCGCCTTCCCGGGCAGATAAAGGATTATGACCGCTTTTTTGACCTTAATATGATCGTCGTGGGTTCTTCCCACGCCGCCCGCGTCTCGGAGCACGTCCCCGAAGACTGGGGCATCATTGTTGTGAACGAAGAGGGCGGCAAGCTTGATCAATACGAACTGCGCCGGCCTAAGCCGTCCGTCAAGTCCAAAACGAAACAACAGCTGAAGCTGCTCTGGCGGCGGGAGCTATCACACATCCAGAAAAAGAACAAGCTCTTTAAATATCCCCAAAAAAGCCGGTCATTCGTTGAAAAATACATTCTGGAGTCCGTAGAAGCCGTGAAGCTCAAGACAGATATGATCGAGGAACTGTTTGAGCGGGATTATACTTCCCTGAAAAATAAAAGGCCGTAA